A stretch of Microbacterium caowuchunii DNA encodes these proteins:
- the nrdR gene encoding transcriptional regulator NrdR, producing MHCPFCRHPDSRVIDSRTSDDGLSIRRRRQCPECGGRFSTIETASLNVIKRSGVIEPFSREKVMSGVRKACQGRPVTDADLAVLAQKVEEAVRQTGSSQIDTNEIGLAILGPLRELDEVAFLRFASVYQAFDSLEDFESSIEQLRADRERRLHAVPGE from the coding sequence ATGCATTGCCCTTTCTGCCGCCATCCCGATTCCCGCGTCATCGATTCCCGCACGAGCGACGACGGGCTCAGCATCCGCCGCCGCCGCCAGTGCCCCGAGTGCGGAGGACGCTTCTCGACGATCGAGACCGCGAGCCTCAACGTCATCAAACGCTCCGGGGTCATCGAGCCCTTCAGCCGCGAGAAGGTGATGTCCGGCGTGCGCAAGGCCTGCCAGGGCCGCCCCGTGACGGATGCGGACCTCGCGGTACTGGCCCAGAAGGTCGAGGAGGCGGTGCGACAGACCGGATCCTCGCAGATCGACACCAACGAGATCGGCCTCGCGATCCTCGGACCGCTGCGCGAGCTGGACGAGGTGGCCTTCCTCCGTTTCGCCAGCGTCTACCAGGCGTTCGACTCCCTCGAGGACTTCGAGTCGTCCATCGAGCAGCTGCGCGCGGACCGGGAGCGGCGCCTGCACGCCGTCCCGGGGGAGTGA
- the hisD gene encoding histidinol dehydrogenase — MLRTIDLRGRTLSPAELLAAVPRAELARDSALTTAARIVHDVAAEGENALRSQAEQFDGVSGHAIRVPAAHLDDALAGLDPEVRAALEEAIVRVRAASAAQVPAPVVTELGPGARVTQRWQPVRRVGVYVPGGKAVYPSSVVMNVVPAQVAGVEVVALASPPQRDQDGRVHPVILAAARLLGISEVYAMGGAGAIGAFAYGVDSLGLDPVDVVTGPGNNFVAAAKRAVAGVVGTDAEAGATEILIVADDTADPRLVAADLISQAEHDEQASAVLVTPSAELAAAVNAELAARAPRTRHAARIAAAFDGPQSAVVLVDDLAQATAFSNAYAPEHLELHLADPRADEFVNAGAVFVGDHAPVSLGDYLAGSNHVLPTGGQARYAPGLSAATFLRPQQVVEYDRAALAEVRDAIVTLAQAEALPAHGEAVEARFEG; from the coding sequence ATGCTTCGCACGATCGATCTCCGGGGCCGGACTCTGTCCCCGGCCGAGCTTCTGGCCGCCGTTCCGCGGGCCGAACTCGCCCGCGACTCCGCCCTCACCACCGCGGCCCGCATCGTGCACGACGTCGCCGCGGAGGGCGAGAACGCTCTGCGCTCCCAGGCGGAGCAGTTCGACGGAGTCTCCGGGCACGCCATCCGGGTTCCCGCCGCGCACCTGGACGACGCGCTCGCGGGACTGGACCCGGAGGTGCGCGCGGCACTCGAAGAGGCGATCGTCCGCGTGCGTGCCGCATCCGCAGCGCAGGTGCCGGCACCGGTCGTCACCGAACTCGGTCCCGGCGCCCGGGTCACCCAGCGCTGGCAGCCCGTGCGCCGCGTGGGCGTCTACGTCCCCGGCGGCAAGGCGGTCTACCCCTCCAGCGTCGTGATGAACGTCGTCCCCGCGCAGGTCGCGGGCGTCGAGGTGGTCGCGCTCGCCTCGCCTCCTCAGCGCGACCAGGACGGCCGCGTGCACCCGGTGATCCTCGCCGCCGCCCGCCTGCTGGGCATCTCCGAGGTCTACGCCATGGGCGGGGCCGGCGCGATCGGTGCCTTCGCGTACGGGGTCGACTCGCTCGGGCTCGACCCGGTGGATGTCGTCACCGGCCCGGGCAACAACTTCGTCGCCGCCGCCAAGCGCGCCGTCGCGGGCGTCGTCGGCACGGATGCGGAAGCGGGAGCGACCGAGATCCTCATCGTGGCCGACGACACGGCGGACCCGCGCCTGGTCGCCGCGGACCTCATCAGCCAGGCGGAACACGACGAGCAGGCCTCCGCCGTTCTGGTCACCCCGTCCGCGGAGCTGGCCGCGGCCGTGAACGCGGAGCTCGCCGCGCGTGCGCCGCGCACGCGTCACGCCGCGCGAATCGCCGCGGCGTTCGATGGTCCGCAGTCCGCGGTGGTGCTGGTGGACGATCTCGCCCAGGCCACCGCGTTCAGCAACGCGTATGCCCCCGAGCACCTCGAACTGCACCTGGCGGACCCGCGGGCGGACGAGTTCGTGAACGCCGGCGCGGTGTTCGTGGGTGACCACGCGCCGGTCAGCCTCGGCGACTACCTCGCCGGCAGCAACCATGTCCTTCCCACCGGAGGCCAGGCGCGCTATGCGCCGGGTCTGTCCGCCGCGACCTTCCTCCGGCCGCAGCAGGTCGTCGAGTACGACCGGGCCGCGCTGGCCGAGGTGCGCGACGCGATCGTCACACTGGCCCAGGCGGAAGCGCTTCCCGCGCATGGCGAGGCGGTCGAAGCCCGGTTCGAGGGATAA